The DNA segment agatAGAGAGAATAgagaaagttataaaaaataataaaataaatatttgatgtgTGAAGAGTACTTACCAAATTTGATTTTAGAttatcaaatttgattttaaatttagatttaTTGTAGTTAAAGCTACTGTAGCCAGGATTTGACTAATggttttttatattctattaacTATTTGAAGATGGTTTTTAATGTTTAGATATTCCTACGAGAATGCTCTTAGCATCTGTTTGTTTAAATGTCTATCATAAACAAGCTGGATTGATTGTCAAACCACTTCAAAGAGAGGAAAGGTTcgttctttaatttaaattcgTTGCTCAGGGTTCAAGATTAGTCATTTTAATGACTTGGGTGCATGAACTTGATGCCTTCAACTCGAAGATTGAACTATGAAGGCAGAACACCAATAACAACTTGTGaaagcaacataaaaatgtaaaTGCCGTCATTGAAAATGGGAAGACTATGACACTAGAATCAAAATACACTGAGCTCAAACCTCTCGTGCTCTTATGGAGGAAAGACAAAATACATATGGTAGGATGCATCACTATCTGCACTCCTAATTACTGCTTATGCGCGGCAAGGACCTTCAACCAAGATGGCCTTGATCTGATATCAGCCACCCAGGCACTGACGTTGGGGCGCGAATCAAAGAGCTCTTTAATTCGAGTACCCATCAAGTATTCTATATTGGGCAGGTGGTGCAGATCGGCCAAGGTGAAGCAGTCCCATCCCAGGTACTTCGACTTAGCCAGTCGAGACTCATAGACATCAAGAACCTTGGCCAGTTTGGGTTCGTTCTCCTCCACAACTTTTGTGTCTGTGTTCAACCCGAACAGTGGCTTTATTGCCAGCTCCCAGGTAAGCAACGTGGATGGGGGGTCAAATTGATGGGCCTCCACCTCCATCCACACAGATATGGTTGATTTCTTCTTAGAGTCTCCAGGTGGTAACAGCGGAGTCCCCTTGTCTGCATACTCGTGGCAAACGTATCTAGTTATTGCCCTTGATTCTGCATTACAAAAGAAGAGTCCAGTTAGGATGCAAAATCAGTAAACTCGCACTAATTATAGGAGTTGCTTATAAATTAACTTTACCAAAGAGCGTCATATCTCCATCTTCAAAAGCTGGAACTTGACCAAATGGCTGCATCAACAAAGGAAATGTTATATTCAAAAGGGATAAAACTTGTAACAATAATCTAAAGTATGTAGGGGTAATAACATGATTGGCTTTGATCTTGCTCTTACATTCATGGACAGGAAGTGCTCTTTTTTATGTTCACCAGCTTTCATGTCTACATTGACAAACTCAGCTTCAAGATCTTTCTCATAAAGGGTGGCTAGAACTCGCGTTGTGGCTGTTGAGATCATGTTCCCATGGAGTTTAATGGCTgccatgattttttttatttagttgtatgTGATCAAGTAAGAAGAAGAGACAGGGGGCAAGGAACAGGTCGCTATGAGAGTGGAGGGAAGTTGCTGATACTTTTATAGTGCGACTTGAGTTTCAATATCTTTTTCTAGAATCCTCCATTGGAAAAGACTGTAAGGTCGAGCAAACTGCCAATTGTATTATATTCCAAGACGTGAAAATTTGTGCCAAAATGGGAAGAATGCACGTGACTGATGGTTAGGTACGActaatgttttatattttttcaatgacGTATGGGATGACTCTAATAATATCAGTACATGTTATTTTTTAGAGTAAATAATgacaataaaatgataatatttattaGACGAAAAATAAGAATTCTTCAAAGTTTCAATGAATtgctttaatttatattttttcaattacgGATGGGATGACTCTAATAATAAGAATTCTCTAGGTTTGGTTTGGTCTTcaagaattttcatttcaattttaaaattttcatttcatctttataattttttaaaatctctgaacaaaatattaatatttctctaGGTTTGGTTTTACTACAATTTGGTTGAATGGTTGCATTAGAGGGAAAGGCAAAAGACCTAATGGAATTGGTTCTGGTGGCAATATGAAAGGCAAAGAAAGggaaagtaataattttttactatcataagaaaattcaaatgagaaattctatttacagtcTTCATTTAAATGGGGATTGCATGTACGTgccttttattaaaagaaaaaaaatatcattttaggaataacattttaataatttttaaaaaatttaaagataaaattatttatatttatattataatcttCATTTAAAGACTATATATAACACTGCTCAATCCAAATTCCCATCTTTTTTTCGGGGGAACGTCCTTTTGAATTGAATAAttgaaatagtataaaatattgAACATAGTTGGGAGATCATATTCTTGGCAAACTTTTGCTTTcgctttattctttttatttttttgtttaatttttattttttgtgagatCTATTtcgatataatttttaaaaaaataatacttataATCTTCTAGAATCTAAGTATTGTacaattgttttttaaaataatgagcTAATACGAAACtcacataaaagaaaaaattaatctttttaataacaaattttatttttttaatttaatgataaaaaatattttttaattatattatgaattttgtttaaaaaaatttaagaacacTAAAAcgatacttaaaaaaataaagaaataaaaaatgaaatatggGACCCAATTTTGGTGGCTGTAGGTCACTGCTCCCACGAGAccggaaaaatatagttacaagcataattgtgtactaatctgtgtactaatatgatgtgattggtcaaaaaatagatttgattgaaaacaatgttaatttaaattttaagtatgaataaatcagtattagtatacagattagtgcgcgactgtgtttgtatatagcaaaactcattccgagaagaataattttgtaaaatttatttttatctttttttattaatttttttattcttaatttaaaaaaaaattaatatcactaaataatatttctttaatcactgaggaaaaaaaattgtcagAGTCCAATTTAGACTCAACGATCGGTAATTCTAacatttttgaaagaaaaatgtgcaTCAGAAAAGCTATcgatttctatttatttatttttatatttatttatttatttgttaaaaaaatatataaattcttttttaaaaatatttaaaaggatttaaaaaatattaaaaaaaaatacattctaTACTTTATCCAAAAGAATCCTCGGAAGTTCAACCACTCTCAATAACCGTATCTTTGATTAatcgagaaatttgactttTTAAATGAAACGTCAGCTTTAgcatctaaaatattttaagaaaaaaatctcaATGAGAACAGTTCTTTCTATCCTCTAATGAGAGCTGATATGTCAATTtcttattaaaagaataatatattCTTCCAgactatattaaaataaaaaataatgctacTTATTTTGATAAATGGTTTCGAGTTCCgatacattttttattatttttccagtcagttattaagaaagtatttttatgattttttttaaatatatatgcaaaattataaaaagatgaatggaaaaaaaaagacaaataacCTTACCGAACCCTTCctcgaaataaataaaatatagatgaataatactttaatatataaaaaaaaaaaataagaaaatggtAGTCTGTTCACCACACGTGGGGTGGCCCACCTCCTGCGTCAAAAAAATGCCAGCGAGACGGGTGTTGTGTGTCGGGTTGGTTAGCCAATTACATGGCAGTGGCACCACAACTAATGGTACATGAACGATGGAAgaggaaattttaaaaatttttattcattatcttatattaaatatttttatatatataaagtgcctatgaaatataaattttttgttttaatggatctacaataattttaattatttcctttAACTTTCAGTTAAATCCGTCCTGCGATTGAACTTGTCTCCTTAGTTGCTGTAAAAGAATATTtacgagaaagaaaaataacacttCCTCAAGCGCTTCTTCGTAAAATCTATTCCTCCTTGAGCGTCGCTCCAAAGCTCTCTCGCGCTTCCATTTCTCCACTACCACTACGAACCATAACACCCACAATCACTTTTTGAAACATTGCTTCTAAAAGGTTAAATCTGCCCAATATTTctcattcttttaaattttttttttaaggtttttaTCGTTTCAAAGTtatattttcttgtattgagATTAGtgttttttatgttattatgaGGTTTTTAAATGGATTCCTAAGGCTTGATAGAAATCACAATCGACAAAAGCATTCTCAATAGAAATTTGCTAGCCGGATTTTGTGTTAATATTTTTGGCATCTCGTACTTCGGATTTGGATTTTTGCGAGTTTGCTGGACCTCTGTTTTGTGCATTTTGGTATGTGTAAATAGTTTTGCATTTAGGGTTTTTGCATTTAATTTCAATgggctttgtttatttttgtttgttgttcattttcttgatgtttATGCGTTCAAATATGCAAGCTTTTGATGGTTTGTACGTATTTTGGTTCTCGTGGATATTAGGCTTCTAGAATAGAGAAGTTGTTTTCTGAactattgtttttgtttatttttttcttttttattcttatttttagttTATGACTAGGGAAGTCTTCTTGGATTTTACCCCTTGATTGTGGTCTTGTTAAGGGACAAATGTTTATAGAGATTTAATATCTTCCCTTTTTTTGTCAGCTACTAGATATAAATGATGCAACGAGTCGATGTGCTGCATCTGCTGCACCAGCAACTTCTGTAACTCAGAAGCTTGCAAGGTATAGAGATATTCTACATGAGTTTACCCAGGTTTATTTTATGTCATTAACTTCTTTTTACCCCCTTGCATTCTACTTTTATCAATTGTACTCAGTTTAGTAAGGTTTAAAGTTGTCTTAAAAAAactatttgatttatgttgtctTCTGGATATGtcacttttttattaaaaaaagaactttataatattttgaagaacgtcaatatttcagctcaattttACTTTCCAACATAATAATTTCAGAAACTTTCTTAACAAATATCCTCTTTCATTGGGAAACAGGAAAAGTGGTTTGTGTTTTATTATTAGCTCAGTTATGTGGCTTCAACATTTACATAGTGaccttctttctatttttatgtgTGTGACATTTATACAGGACCTTATTAGTgttatattacttgtgatacatCAACATTCATCTGTCCCATGAAGAACTGGTGTTTTTCTCTGTTAGGAATTTAGAAGAATCAAGGGAAACATAAATTCAATGAAGGAGCATGTAGAGCTTTTGAGTTCAGTCAGGGATGATATTAATGAGAATAAGGTAAGTCTGGCTAAAAGCTCTTCCTTATCTCCTAGCATAAactatttctgttttttttttttaattgttgctATTTATTCTGTTCATTGTCATGTTTTTCAAAGGTTTGTTTTACTCTACTTCATGCAGGCCTCTGGGTCCCCAAGGATGCAGTTACTACGGGAGAGAGCAGCTATCCATGGAAGTATTGCTCATGTAAGCCTAAGTAGATTCTATGTTATAGTGATATTACATGTTGTACGCTTTTCGAAGAAATTTTCCCATATCAATATGCAATtgccacaatttttttttttctattttttaagtgatgtgagaaatgagatttttagatttttgactCGCTGGACATGAATGGATAGGGTAATATATGGCATCATTTGTTAAATCTAGATGTGCGAACATTGGAATACATGATGAACTATaaatgtgtgtatgtgtgtgcgcGAGAGAAACAAATGCTTAAATTATATAGAGTGAAGATCAGATGATTGTTCTGCAGACATTTGGTTGAGTTAAAAAGCACGACTTGGAAAGGCTAAATGAATGTCTAGCATTTGATGtcatagaaattaatttttgagaTGGCTCTACATGGAGCAATCTAGCTCAACAAGTAGTATTTTACACTTTGTTTGAATAGATTATCCCAGGGACAATGATTGAGTTACTATTCCAACTACTATTCCCATGGCTTTAGAATTTCAACAACTGATTGCAAAAGTTAATCTGGTTTGTGTCTTCATTTTGGCTGAGAAATGGTTTCACATAGTTTTTGAAGCACATTGGAGTGGGTTCCTCCGA comes from the Carya illinoinensis cultivar Pawnee chromosome 8, C.illinoinensisPawnee_v1, whole genome shotgun sequence genome and includes:
- the LOC122318163 gene encoding glutathione S-transferase PARB-like, encoding MAAIKLHGNMISTATTRVLATLYEKDLEAEFVNVDMKAGEHKKEHFLSMNPFGQVPAFEDGDMTLFESRAITRYVCHEYADKGTPLLPPGDSKKKSTISVWMEVEAHQFDPPSTLLTWELAIKPLFGLNTDTKVVEENEPKLAKVLDVYESRLAKSKYLGWDCFTLADLHHLPNIEYLMGTRIKELFDSRPNVSAWVADIRSRPSWLKVLAAHKQ